Proteins from a genomic interval of Aquabacterium sp. J223:
- a CDS encoding M48 family metallopeptidase codes for MPSSPPRPLAQLALFDEGVPAPASAPVAPTPATAPAAPAAPPAFGHPLAERHVLLQGHRVGYAFRRARRRSIGFVVSAEGLSVSAPRWVPIAEVEQALQAKAGWILRKLQEQRERLQRLEAARIDWRDGTHLPFLGETVIVVLDPRAGTALGGALLNTDATALPGVPRLTLHLALPHDAAAAQIRDAVQSWLQRQARRVFEERCREFAQRLGVRVRRLALSSAQTRWGSASADGSIRLNWRLIHFALPVIDYVVAHELAHLKEMNHSPAFWEVVRSVLPDYEQRRGALREDVLPVFD; via the coding sequence ATGCCGTCGAGTCCGCCCCGGCCCCTCGCCCAACTCGCCCTGTTCGACGAGGGCGTGCCGGCGCCGGCTTCGGCACCCGTCGCGCCGACGCCGGCCACCGCCCCGGCCGCGCCGGCCGCGCCGCCGGCCTTCGGCCATCCCCTGGCCGAGCGGCACGTGCTGCTGCAGGGGCACCGCGTCGGCTACGCCTTCCGCCGCGCCCGGCGCCGCAGCATCGGCTTCGTCGTCAGCGCCGAGGGGCTGTCGGTCAGCGCGCCGCGCTGGGTGCCCATCGCCGAGGTCGAGCAGGCGCTGCAGGCCAAGGCCGGGTGGATCCTGCGCAAGCTGCAGGAGCAGCGCGAGCGCCTCCAGCGGCTGGAGGCCGCGCGCATCGACTGGCGCGACGGCACGCACCTGCCCTTCCTCGGCGAGACGGTGATCGTGGTGCTCGACCCGCGCGCCGGCACCGCCCTCGGCGGCGCGCTGCTCAACACCGACGCCACCGCACTGCCCGGCGTGCCGCGGCTGACGCTGCACCTGGCGCTGCCGCACGACGCGGCCGCCGCGCAGATCCGCGACGCGGTGCAGAGCTGGCTGCAGCGGCAGGCGCGAAGGGTCTTCGAGGAGCGCTGCCGCGAGTTCGCGCAGCGGCTGGGCGTGCGCGTGCGGCGGCTGGCGCTCAGTTCCGCCCAGACCCGCTGGGGCAGCGCCAGTGCCGACGGCTCGATCCGCCTCAACTGGCGGCTCATCCACTTCGCGCTGCCGGTCATCGACTACGTCGTCGCCCACGAACTGGCGCACCTGAAGGAGATGAACCACAGCCCGGCCTTCTGGGAGGTGGTGCGTTCGGTGCTGCCCGATTACGAACAGCGCCGCGGCGCGCTGCGCGAGGACGTGCTGCCGGTGTTCGACTGA